TGGTGCGTCGCCGTGCGGCGACCCCGGTAGGACGCGGGATGCTGCAGCCGTCGGTGTGCCTGATGGTGCAAGGCGAGAAGGAGATGTTGGTCGGCGATCGCGTGCTGCGCTATGCGGCCGGTAGTTATGTGCAGGCGGGCGTGACCATTCCGGTGTCCGGCCAGATCGTGGACGCGAGCGAGGACAGACCATACTACGGGGTGCGCATCGATCTCGATCCCAAAGAGATCGCCGCCTTCATGCTCGAGATGCAGATCCCGATACCGCCTGGGCAGGAGGACGCGCCGGCGGTGACCGTCGAGCCGGCCGGGGAGGCCTTGCTGGAGGCTTTCCTGCGTCTACTCCGTCTGCTGGATCGGCCGGCGGACCTGCCGGTGCTCGGGCGCTTACTGAAACAGGAAATCCTGTATCACCTGGTGAGCGCCCCCGGGGGCGCCACGCTGAGTCGGGGCGTCCTCGGCGGCCAACACGAGCATGCTGTCGCGCGTGCGATCTCGTGGATTCGGGAGCACTACGACGCGCCATTGAAGATCGCCGAGCTGGCGAAGCAGGTCCATCTCAGTGCTTCGGTCCTGCATCGCCGCTTCAAGGCGGCCACGATGATGAGCCCGCTCCAGTACCAGAAACAGCTCAGGCTGCTGGAGGCGAGAACCATGCTGATGAGCGGAAACGCCGAGGCTG
This window of the Massilia sp. KIM genome carries:
- a CDS encoding AraC family transcriptional regulator, producing MAELLQVVRRQFAASAHDKDDLATALPWLGLVRRRAATPVGRGMLQPSVCLMVQGEKEMLVGDRVLRYAAGSYVQAGVTIPVSGQIVDASEDRPYYGVRIDLDPKEIAAFMLEMQIPIPPGQEDAPAVTVEPAGEALLEAFLRLLRLLDRPADLPVLGRLLKQEILYHLVSAPGGATLSRGVLGGQHEHAVARAISWIREHYDAPLKIAELAKQVHLSASVLHRRFKAATMMSPLQYQKQLRLLEARTMLMSGNAEAASVAFRVGYESPSQFSREYRRLFGAPPLQDAQQLSANAVDPLR